The following proteins are encoded in a genomic region of Camelus ferus isolate YT-003-E chromosome 8, BCGSAC_Cfer_1.0, whole genome shotgun sequence:
- the LOC102516218 gene encoding translationally-controlled tumor protein-like, with translation MIIYRDLNSHDEMFSDIYKIWEVEGGETGSRSEGNIDHSLVGGNASAEGPEGEGRESTVTTGVYIVMNHNLQETSFTKEAYKKYIRDYMKPIKGKLAEQRPERVKPFMTRAAGQIKHILANFKNYESYESKSIFGEWDW, from the coding sequence ATGATCATCTACCGGGACCTCAACAGCCATGATGAGATGTTCTCTGACATCTACAAGatctgggaggtggaggggggggaGACGGGCAGTAGGTCAGAGGGTAACATTGACCACTCGCTTGTTGGTGGAAATGCCTCTGCTGAAGGCCCCGAGGGCGAAGGCAGGGAAAGCACAGTAACCACTGGTGTCTATATTGTCATGAACCATAACTTGCAGGAAACCAGCTTCACAAAAGAAGCCTACAAGAAGTACATCAGAGATTACATGAAGCCAATCAAAGGGAAACTTGCAGAACAGAGACCAGAAAGAGTAAAACCTTTTATGACAAGGGCTGCAGGACAAATCAAGCACATCCTTGCTAATTTCAAAAACTATGAGAGCTATGAGTCAAAATCCATCTTTGGAGAATGGGACTGGTAA